One window of the Eucalyptus grandis isolate ANBG69807.140 chromosome 8, ASM1654582v1, whole genome shotgun sequence genome contains the following:
- the LOC120287281 gene encoding disease resistance protein RPV1-like, which yields MLSSSSASSSSEVKWRFDVFINFRGEDVRHGFVDDLHKCLLHRGINAYIDSEDLRRGDKISPALMKAIEESRIAVLVFSENYASSSWCLNELVKVMECRRLKEEPVLPVFHKVEPGEIRGLRGRYGDELARHEKLGQDPERVDKWREALIEAANLAGWHYTDEKSQDETEFIKKIVKEISHIVERAPLSVAKYPVGVGSRVENVMSLLSMGVGDIRMIGIWGAGGVRKTTIAKAVYNSIADQFDGCSFLANVRENSGRPDGLVHLQKKMLSEILWKEDVSVSNVDQGANLIPNRLCCRKILLVLDDVDHGDQLNALARECGWFGKGSRIIITTRDKHVLPSRAKDRVYEVDLLDQSEAFKLLSSHAFQGNQMKDISRDLIDNILGYAKGLPLAIVVLGAFLFDRSRVLWQSTLEKLAESPTKDIYSVLKISFDALEENEKDIFLDITCFFKGWGRGYVTRVLDGCGLKTLTGIQILIDRSLVTIEYGMVEMHDLIQQMGQDIVKHESHESLDDPGKRSRLWCYDDVLKYCRRIR from the exons ATGTTGTcgtcttcttctgcttcttcctcttccGAAGTAAAATGGCGGTTCGACGTTTTCATTAACTTCAGAGGCGAGGACGTCCGCCACGGCTTCGTCGATGACCTCCACAAGTGTCTGCTTCATCGCGGCATTAACGCCTACATCGACAGCGAGGACTTGAGGCGCGGGGACAAGATCTCGCCCGCCCTCATGAAGGCCATCGAGGAGTCGCGGATCGCCGTGCTCGTCTTCTCCGAGAACTACGCTTCGTCTAGCTGGTGCTTGAACGAGCTGGTGAAGGTAATGGAGTGTAGGAGGCTCAAGGAAGAGCCGGTGCTGCCCGTGTTCCACAAAGTGGAGCCCGGAGAGATTCGAGGGCTGAGAGGGCGTTACGGCGATGAATTGGCCAGGCACGAGAAATTGGGACAGGATCCTGAGAGGGTGGATAAATGGAGGGAAGCCCTAATTGAAGCCGCCAATTTGGCCGGTTGGCATTATACCGATGAAAAATCACA AGATGAGACCGAGTTCATCAAGAAGATCGTCAAAGAGATCTCGCATATAGTAGAACGAGCACCCTTGAGTGTTGCCAAATATCCCGTCGGTGTAGGTTCCCGGGTAGAAAATGTAATGTCGTTGTTGAGTATGGGCGTGGGTGATATTCGGATGATAGGAATATGGGGAGCTGGAGGTGTAAGGAAGACCACTATCGCTAAAGCTGTCTATAACAGTATTGCTGATCAGTTTGATGGGTGCAGCTTTCTTGCAAATGTTAGAGAAAATTCCGGTAGACCTGATGGCCTAGTTCATTTGCAGAAAAAAATGTTGTCCGAGATATTATGGAAAGAAGATGTATCAGTCTCAAATGTGGATCAAGGCGCTAATCTAATACCAAATAGACTTTGCTGCAGGAAGATTCTACTTgtgcttgatgatgtggatCATGGGGACCAGTTAAATGCATTAGCTAGAGAATGTGGATGGTTCGGAAAAGGGAGCAGGATAATCATTACGACAAGAGATAAACATGTACTACCTTCTCGTGCAAAAGATCGGGTATATGAAGTTGATCTATTAGATCAAAGTGAAGCTTTTAAACTTCTCAGTTCACATGCTTTTCAAGGAAACCAGATGAAAGACATAAGCAGGGATCTCATAGATAATATTTTGGGCTATGCTAAAGGTCTTCCCTTAGCGATTGTGGTCTTGGGTGCCTTTTTATTTGATAGAAGCAGAGTACTATGGCAGAGTACATTGGAAAAACTTGCTGAAAGTCCTACTAAAGATATATACAGTGTTCTCAAGATAAGTTTTGATGCGTTGGAGGAGAATGAGAAGGACATTTTTCTTGACATCACTTGCTTCTTTAAGGGGTGGGGTAGAGGTTATGTAACTAGAGTTCTTGATGGTTGTGGTTTGAAGACATTAACTGGGATTCAGATTCTAATAGACAGATCCTTAGTAACAATTGAGTATGGGATGGTTgaaatgcatgacttgattcagCAAATGGGCCAGGATATTGTTAAACATGAGTCTCATGAGTCTCTAGATGATCCTGGGAAACGGAGTAGATTATGGTGCTATGATGATGTTTTGAAGTACTGTCGGAGGATACGGTGA